The segment CGTCCACTTCCTTGGCGCTCGCAACGACGTACCGCAGTTGATGGCCCATGCCGATTGCTTCCTGCTGGCGAGCGGCTACGAAGGTCAGTCCAACGCCCTGATGGAAGCGATGGTCGCCGGCGTGCCAGCCGTCGTTAGCGATATCCCTGGCAATCGCGACCTGGTTATCCCTGAGAAAACCGGTTTTCTGGTCCCCCTAGGGCAGCGGGCTGAGTACTCTCGCTACGTAAACTTCGTTTTGGAGGACGACGACCTGCGCCGGCGACTCGGCCAGGCCGCTCAAGAGCGGATCGCCGCCGAATTCTCGATTCCGCAGATGATCGAGCGGCATATCGCCCTCTATGACGAGGTTGCATCCGCTTAACCCCCCGCCGACGGTGGATTTGGCCCATTTGAGGCGCCGCGAGGGATTTCGAGTTACAATTGCTGAATTGTTTCCGCATTGAGATAAGGACGTGGGAGCGCTGCATGCTCATCGCCAATTGCCCGCACTGTAACGACCCGATCCGCATTCCCGGCGCCGCCAACGCTTCGTCACGCGTTCGCTGCCCCTGGTGCGAAGAGACCTATTTGCTGGCTGACGTCTTCGAACATCTGCCGCCGTTGGTCGAAGTGTTGGAAGGTCCCGGCAGCCAAGGAGAGATCTCGGTCGACAGCGACGGAGACGAATACCAACTTGCCGGCGTTGCGGCAGCGCCCGATTTCAACTTCAAAGAATCGGAAAGCACCGGCTCCAGCTCGCCGGCGCCGATGGCTCGCGTCGAAGGTCGTTCGACCGCGTCGGGACGTCGTCCCGCCAAGAATGGCTCAAACCCTGCGTGGGAAGCGTTCAAGGTGGTCGGCGGCGGCGTCTTCGGGATCGTCATTGCGATGTTCGCAGTGATGTGGATCTCGGGAGACGACAAGTTCCACATCGTGCAGTTCATCCCCTCGTTCGCCTACTTCGCCGTTCCGGAAAACCTCTGGACCGAAGACATGAAGACCGCGGCCGGCAGCAAAGCGGAAGAGTCTCCCGGCGAAACGGAGAAGCCGACGAAAATCGAAGAGCCTGTGAAAGCGGAGAAGGTTCAAGAAGAACCGGCCGCCGCCAATGACGGCCAGGTCAAAAATGCGGTCGACGAAGGAATGAGCAGCTTGAGCGCTGCGTTTAACGAAGCGAAGAACCGCAGCGAAAAGCCGGCGCCCGATCTCGGCAAGCCGGAATTTGAACCGCCGCCGGAACCGCCGGTCGTGGTGAAGCCGAGCCCGAAAGTCGACGCCGCCATCTCCGCCGAACTGGCGAAAGTGACCGCCGAGATCGGTCCGATCGGCGCCGAACTGCCGAGCAAAGAAGAACCGGAGCCGCCGGCACGCCGCGAGCCGAACGTGTCGCTGGCGCCGGAAGGAAAATAGTCGCAGCGAATGCTCGAATCACGAATGTCTAAAGAAGCCCAAATGTCGATTGCATTTGGGCTTTTGTCATTGTTTAGGCATTCGTCATTTCTTCCTGGTCCTTTTTCACATAACAATTATCTGGTGCCATGCTCTTGCGGCGTCTTCGCCGCATGAGCATGTCTTTGTCCTGTCAGATACGCATTGAAGACATGCTTATCCCGCGAAGACGCGGCAAAAGCATGGCACCAACTAACCGAAAGTCTTCGTCTGACGTTGCACTAGTATCCAGCCGCTCCGCCGTCCGGACGGCGACGATCGACGCCACCTTCCAGCTGTCCGGTCTTCGCGTTGACCACGATCACTTCGGCCGAGCCTTGCTTGTCGATCGGATAGAGTTCGTGACCCAAGCCGCGTAAGATCGCGAGCGTATCGGGCGAGAAGCCTTGGTTTTCGTACTGAATCCGCGACGGCAGCCATTGGTGATGGATCCGTCCGGCGTCGACCGCTTCCTGGGCGTTCATCTCGTGATCGACGACGTTCAGGATCGTTTGCAGCACGGTGTTGATGATCGTGCGACCGCCGGGGCTGCCGGTCACCATGAAGAGTTCGCCATCTTTGACCACGATCGTCGGCGACATGCTCGAGAGCATTCGCTTCTTCGGCAACGCGAGATTCGGCTTGGTGCCGATCAAACCGCCGGTGGTCGTCATACCTGGCGCTGCGTTAAAGTCCCCCATCTCGTTGTTCAAGATGAATCCGGCGCCCGGCACGGTGATCGCCGAACCATACGCATACTCCAGCGTGTAGGTCATCGACACCGCATTGCGATCGCCGTCGACGACCGAAAAGTGCGTCGTCTCATCGCTTTCATACGCCCACTCGAAACTCTCCGGAGTCGAGATCGACGCCGCCGATTCGTCAATCGTCTTTCGTAACTCGGCGGCATGCTCTTTCGAGATCAGTCGCGCGACCGGCATCTCCGGATTGAAGTCAGGATCTCCCAGGTATTGGGCACGATCGGCGAAGCTGCGACGCATCGCTTCGGCCATGCGGTGCAGATTGGCGGCCGATCCGGCGCCGGCGGCCCGCACATCGTAACCTTCCAGGATATTGAGCATCTCGATCACGCCGACGCCGCCAGAGCTTGGCGGGCACATGCCGATCACGTCATAGCCGCGATAGGTACCACGCAGCGGCGTACGCTGCTGCGCCGTGTACGACTTCATATCTTCCAGCGTGATCAGGCCGCCATTGGCCTCCATATCTTTGACCAACAGTTCGGCCGTTTCCCCTTCGTAGAACCCGGCCGGTCCTTGATCACGAATCCGCTCCAGCGTTCGCGCCAGATCAGGTTGCTTCAACAGGTCGCCAGCCAGGTACGGCTTGCCATCCTTGGTGAACTGCGCCAGCGAAGCCGGGTATTTCTCAAAGCGATCGATCTGCTCTTTCAGCGAACGCTCTAGCCCATCGCCGACGACAAATCCATCGGCGGCCAGGCGAACGGCCGGTTCGACCAGTCGTTTCCAGGGCAACTTGCCATGCGTCTTCCAGGCCAGGTGAAGTCCAGCGACCGTACCAGGGACGCCGACCGCTTTGTGGCTTTCATGATGCCGCTGGTAGTCGTATTCCCCTTTTTCGTTCAGCCACATTTCAGGATGAGCGGCGGCGGGCGCTTTTTCGCGAAAGTCGAACGCCGTCGGCTCGCCGTCATTGGGGCGGAAAATCAGGAAACCGCCCCCTCCAATATTGCCTGCGGTCGGGTGAGTTACCGCCATGGCGAGTGCGGTCGCGACCGCCGCATCAACGGCGTTTCCTCCCTCCTGCATCACTTCGACGCCAACTTGCGATGCGATGTCGCTTTGCGAAACGACCATCCCGGTCCGGACGCGCGTTGGATCGTTCCCCCCGTTCGCACTTAAGACGAAGTTCAGCAGCATCAATACAGAGAGCGGCAGCGCAACAAGTCGCGACATCGGGCGATACTTTCCTGTCGATAGAGAAGTCGGAAAGGGGCTGTGCAGGTGGTTTTAGGGGATGAGTGGGGTCTCTTTATCATACTCCCCCTCTGCAGATTAAACTGCGGGAAGAAGCGAATTTCGCGAATCTGGCATTCTCTCTGGCGTCGTTTGTTGAAAAACCCTACGATTTACTACGACTAGGGTCGTCTGTGTGCCAGCGCCGGCGACTTCTGCTGCCCCCCCTGATTTCCTCAACAGGACCTCCTCGTTATGCGTAAATCACGTCTTTCCGGCATCTGGATCGGTTTCGCCATAGGCGGTTTGTGCGGCGTCGCCGCGGTCGCCGGCGTTTTGCTGTCCCGTCCGTCCGCCCCCGTTCTGGAAATCCCGGTTCAAGCCAGCGCTACCCGAACCGATACGATGGCCGCCGCCACCGGCGATATCGACTCGAACGCTGACGGGCTCTTCACGCTCGACTTCCTGACGGGCGACTTGCGTTGCTTCGTCATCAATACCCGCAATCAACAGGCCCCGCCCAGCGTTTTCGGCCGCAACGTGATGGGCGACCTGCAGATCGATCCGACCAGCAAGCCGCAGTTTATGCTGATCGTAGGTCGTGCGATGTTCCAAGGGGGCCGCACGGCGAACGCTCGCCCGGCCAACTCGGTTTGCTACGTCATCGACTCCGTTAGCGGCAACTACGTCGGCTATGCGATTCCGTGGCAGGAAAACGTCGCTTCCCGCGGCGGATCCCAGGTTCAGGAACTGATTCCGATCACCAACGGCTCGGCTCGCAACGCGATGATTCGCGAACGCTAATCTGGCCGCGAAACAGCTCGAAATTCGAAACCCCGCGTCCCGTTCGCGGGGTTTTTCATGCGCAGAGGGTTCCTGAGCGGTGGTTGTCGATCTTTTCCTCTCCCCCGTACAATAAACGGCCTATCCCCCCTTTCTCCGCTTCGCAAATACGACATGAAGATTCGCGTTAACGCCGCCGACCATGAAGCGCCCACGGGCGCTACCGTGGCCGACCTGATCGCCCAGCTGGGGATGAACCCCAAGTTTGTCGCGGTCGAATTGAACCAGCAGCTCGCTCCTCGCAAGCGGCACGCCGAGATCCGGCTCGCCGAAGGGGACGAGGTCGAAATCGTCACGCTGGTCGGAGGGGGCTAATGAACGCAATCGCTACGCAGCAGTTCGATCAGCCGCTGAAGATTGGCACGCACGTCTTGAAGTCGCGGCTGATCGTCGGGACCGGCAAGTACGAAACGTTCGAGGTGATGCAGCAGGCGCTGGAACTCTCCGGCTCCGACTGTTTGACCGTCGCCGTTCGCCGCGAACGTCTTTACGATCCGCACGGCCGCAACATCCTCGACTACATCGACCTCGATCGTTACACGCTGCTGCCGAACACGGCCGGTTGTTACAACGCTCGCGATGCGGTCCGCACCGCACGGTTGGGACGCGAGATCTTGGAGGGACTCGAGAACCCCGGCGCTGACTGGGTGAAGCTCGAATGCCTGGCCGATACCAAGACGCTGCTTCCCCATCCGGTCGAAACGCTGATCGCGTGCGAAGAGCTGGTCAAAGATGGCTTTCAGGTTCTCTGCTATACGACCGACGATCCGGTGATCGCGCGGCGTTTGAAAGACCTGGGCGCCGCGGCGGTGATGCCGGCCGGTAGTCCGATCGGATCAGGGCAGGGGATCCTCAACCCGAACAACATCCGCATCTGTCTCGAATACCTCAAGGATGGCGATCCCGACTATCCGGTGATCGTCGACGCCGGCGTTGGCGCCGCGAGCGATGTCGCGGTGGCGATGGAACTGGGAGTCGATGGCGTACTGCTGAACACTGCGATCGCTCATGCCGAAGATCCGCTTCGCATGGCGGTCGCGATGAAGTGCGGCATCGAAGCGGGACGAATGTCCTTCCTGGCGGGACGCATTCCGAAACGGCTCTACGCTTCGGCCAGCAGTCCCGAAGAAGGAGTCATTGGCCAAAAACCAGCGCCGCGCTGGGAAGCCGCTCACGACTGACAACCCAAGTCAAAATGGTGCCATGCTCTTATCGCGTCTTCGCGAGAAGAGCATGTCTTGGTAGCGTTACGCAGGGCAAAGTCATGCTCTTCCGTCGAAGACGCCGTAATAGCATGGCACCGGGTAAATTTAACTAGCGCTAACCGCTGCCGCGAAAGAAACTATGTCCGCTTCCAAACCAAAATTCGCCGCAGCCCTCTCCACGCACGAACTGACCGAAGACGCGATCGCAGAAGTGGTCCGTACGGCGCTCGATCAGCTCTCGGCCCCAGTCGATCTGGCCTTCGTCTTCGTCTCGCCGCAGCATGTCGATCATCTCGAAACGATCGCCACGCAGCTCTGCGGGCTACTCGGCACCGAAAACCTCTTCGGTAGCACCGGCGAAGCGATCGTCGGCGTCGGCCGCGAGATCGAGCATGCCCCGGCGATTTCGCTCTGGCTGGCGCATTTGCCCGGCGTCGAGATTACGCCGATGCACTTGGAGTTTCAGCGTACGCCGGATGGCGGCTCGTTCATCGGTTGGAGCGGGAAACTGCCGCTCCAGTGGCCCGAAGAATCGTCGCTGATTCTGCTTGGTGAACCGTTCAGCTTTCCGGCCGACGCACTACTGGCTCGCATGAACGAAGATCAGCCGGGCGTGCCGATCATCGGCGGGATGGCGAGCGGCGGACATGCTCCCGGCGAAAACCTGCTGATTCATGGCCGCGAAGTGAAGAAGACCGGCGCCACCGCGATTTATCTGCATGGCGCCATCCGTGTGCGGACCGTCGTTTCGCAAGGTTGTCGCCCGATCGGTCAGCCGATGGTGATCACCAAGAGCGAACGGAACGAGATTCATTTGCTTGGCGGACGTCCGCCGCTGGAGATCATCCGCGAGATCTTCGCCAAGCTGCCGACCAGCGACCAGCAACTGGTCAATCGCGGGCTCCACATTGGCCAGGTAGTCGACGAGTATCGCGAAAAGTTCGAGCCGGGCGATTTCATCATTCGCAACGTGATCGGCGTCAACCAAGAGACCGGCGGCATCTCGGTCGGCGACTATGTTCGGCCTGGCCAAACGATTCAATTCCACGTCCGAGACGAACATTCGGCCGACGCCGACCTAAAGCAACTGCTCGCGAAAGAGGCGGGCGGCAAGCCGCTTGGCGCATTAGTCTTTACCTGCAACGGCCGCGGCTCGCGTCTATTCTCGACTCCGGACCACGACGCCGCGTGCATTGAAGCGGCCTGCGGCGATATCCCGTCAGCCGGAATCTTCGCCATGGGCGAACTCGGCCCGATCGGCGGGCAGAATTTTATGCATGGGTTTACGGCGAGCTTGGCGCTGTTTGAGGAAGCTCCTGACGCCTAATTCTCGGCAGAAATCTCGCCAACGGCATCCGCACTCTCTTCGTTGGATTCCACCCGCTCTGGCGCCCAGATGAGCGGCAAGATGGCGATCGTCAAAATCACCGTTTGCCCAATTACCGCGGCCGCGATCCTCTTCTTGTCGTCCGGCCCTGCACCCAAAAAGTGCCTGGTCGCCAACTCGTAGAGCGCGTTGTTGAACGAAGCTAACAGCAGCGCCGCCGGGACGGTCGCAAACAGGGCAAGGCGGCGCAGACGCAGGTCCGGCGAATCGAACGCGAACATCGGTAAAATCGCGCCGAATACTGAAAGCAAAACCATTCGCGGATAGATCGATTGCCAAAACTCTTGGATCGCAACCAGGCTTCCCAGCAACAAGATCACGACCAAAAACCCGAGCAAGAACCGCATCCGATAGCGAAAGTCGGTCATCGGCTCCCGCCTTACGACCGAACGGACGCCATGATGCACCATCGCCATTAAAACAAACTGAAAAACGGCCAACCGCATCCAGTACCACATCGCGTCCCTATTCCCGCTTGAGCTGACCATATAGCCAACCGCTAGTGAATAAAGGATCGCGATGGCGATGCTGCCGAAAACCCGTAGCCAGTCTTCCCCGGCGTCGGTCGTCGCGACAATCGCCAGCAGGCCAACGGTCGCCAACGCCAGACTCTCGACGAGGGGAACATAGTCGTATTGCCCTCGATCGAACGGATCTGTCAGCAGCAATAGCGCGAAGGTTGCGACCATTGGTAGAGCGATCGCAATCGCATACCGCCAGTTTTGCGACTTGCGGGCAGCAGCGCTGCTTCCGCCGCCAAACAGCAGCGGGCCCAGCCCGATTGTCGTCAGCGCGAACTGGATCACCAGGCAAAAATTCCAATCCCAGGTCGTCGTTCCGACTCGGCCCGACGTCGCCCACTCCAGCGCAATCTGGCACAGAAATCCAATCCCCAGCGTCGCCGCCACGCCAACCAGCACAACCAGCCAGCGAATCCGTCGCGAGCGCCAACACGCGGCCAGGGACGGCGCCAGACCAGCCAAGGCCCCTCCACCGCAAAGAATGAGAAAGATGATCGCGCCGTGGGTGACCGTCTCATAGCTGGTCCACCGCATCCTGACGAACAAGGGCCTGGCTCCGGCCGACAGTAGCGCTACCCCAGAGACGATCATCATTAGCGTCAGCAGCGAGAAGTGCGACCGCGGCTCGGTGGCGTCGCGGCGAATCAGCGAAAAGGAAAGCCGCACCGTCCCGGACAAAACGGCGGCCAGCGTCGCTTGCAGCAACAGCGACACGAAGATGTACGTCATTTCAAACGTAAAGGCGGCGGTCTCGATGTAGGCGCCAAAGCAAAAGAAAATCACGGACGTCGCCATCGCGATCGCAGCAAAACCGCACGTTCGCTTCCAAGATATCCCCGGCATCGCCAAGACGATCCCTGCAAAATTGGCCAACGAACTGATCGCGGCGAACGTCATCACCAGCCGATCGAGTCCCTCGAAATGCAGCCCCACCGAACTGACGCAAACCAGACCAATCGCCAGCGTCTGTAGAAAAATGCCCCAACATAACTTGGAGGTGATCGCCGCCGCGCGCGGATCCAGTTCGGCCGCATGCGCGGCTGGCTCCATCTCGTCGGCGGCTAGTTCGGCACTGGTCATGGCTCTTGTTGTAACACGTCGACCACCTGCGGAGGCGATTTTTGTTGCGGAATCGGCTTGCCGGGCGCAAGGAGGATCGGCAACAAGCTCAACGCAATGCTCACCTCTTGAACCCCGACAAAAAAAGCCGCCTCGTAATGGCTCATCACCCTCTCGTCTGGAAACAACATGCTGTGGAGCCAGAGAATGCCGAGCGTATACAAAATCGCTTGCGGCAGGCCGATGACCAACAGCAACACGCGATACCCGGTTCGCTGCGGTACGAACGCTTGTATCGGTCCAATCGCGGCCGTCGCGTTCATTAGCGCTACGGTGAAAAAGCTCGAGACGCGACTGTCGGCCCAATCGTCCCAACCGACGTCGAGCGCTGACGCGATCGCTCTCACCACCCCCATCCCGACGCAAACGGCGGTGACGATCAGGATCAGCGTCAACAAGGAAAAGTGACGCGATTTTGGGGCGCGTAAGTCAAACAATTGCGTCACCACCGCACTCAGCACGGCGACCACCGTGTATTGCAACGCAATGAGGAGCAGCCAGAGATGGAATTCGCTCGAATCGTAGCTATCCCAAAAATAGAGGGTGATGACCGAGGTGACGAGCAACATCGCCAGACTCACCGGCAAACGAATCGTTAATGAGAGGAGCGGGAGTGAGACCAGAGTCCCCAGCAGACTGATCGCCGCGAAGGAACCGGCATAGATCATCAAGATCGCGATGATCATTCCTGGTTGGCCGAACCAGGCGATCAAAAAGAGCAGCCCCCAGATCGCCGCCATCACGACGATCGAAAGGAGAAATCGCCACGACGCGACGTGAGCCGCGTACGGTGCCGGCGTTCTTTGATCAACCTCGGCTGATTCGTTTGCCTCGATTTGGCCTGACACGATTCCCCCGCTTACCCAAACCGTCGAAATCCCGCCAACTCGAGCCCAAAAGCACCATATATTGTGTTGCACGATCCAGAATAGCACCATATATTGAATGCGGAGCTACAAATGATCCGCCAGTCTCAATCCCCATCTCAACCGCCGGAACCGTCGATTCCTTCGCCGCTCAAAGTCTCTCCGTCCTTCTGCCCCAGCGATGTTGCGACCCCGTACGACGCGTTTGCGTGGAGTCGCCGCGACGCGGTCATTCAGTCGTCAGACGGCGAGCCGATCTTTGAGCAGTCAGGCGTCGAGTTTCCCGAGCACTGGAGCCAGACGGCCGTTAACATTGTCGCCAGTAAATACTTCTTTGGCGAGCAAAGAACGGCCGCGCGGGAAAATAGTCTGCGCCAATTGGTCGATCGAGTCGTCCGCACCATCACCGACTGGGGCGTCGCCGACGGCTATTTGAGTCCTGAGGGGGGCGAGATTTTCTATCGCGATCTGGCGTGGCTTTGCCTCGACCAGGCGGCGGCGTTCAACTCGCCAGTTTGGTTCAACGTCGGTCTGCACGACGCCTATGGCGTCACCAGCGATCGCTCGGTCTGGCGGTGGAATCCGTCCGCAGGAAAAGCGACCTGCGATGCTGACGCCTATGTCTATCCGCAAGCGTCGGCCTGTTTCATCCAAGGGGTGCAGGACGACATGCAGTCGATCATGTCGCTGGCCGCCTCCGAGGCACTGCTGTTCAAATATGGCAGCGGTTCGGGAACCGACCTGTCAACGCTTCGGTCGCGACGTGAGGTCCTCTCCGGCGGCGGCAAGCCGTCGGGGCCGCTGTCGTTCATGCGGGTCTACGACCAAGTCGCCGGCGTCGTCAAATCAGGCGGCAAGACGCGCCGCGCCGCGAAGATGCAATCGCTGAAAGTCGAACATCCCGACATCCTCGACTTCATCCAGTGCAAAGCGAAGGAAGAGGCGAAGGCCCAAATCCTGATCGAGCACGGGGGCTACGACGCCGACTTTAACGGCGAAGCGTACAACTCGGTCCTATTCCAGAACGCCAATCTTTCGGTCCGGGTCAGCGATCCGTTCATGGAAGCGGTTGAGCAGAATCTGCCCTGGAAGACCCACTGGATCACGAAGCCGGAAATCGAAGGCCCAACCTATTCGGCTCGCGAACTGCTGAAGCAGATGGCCGAGTCGGCCTGGCAATGCGGCGACCCTGGCGTCCAGTACGACACGACGATCAACCGTTGGCACACTTGTCCGCAGTCAGGCCGAATCAACGCGAGCAATCCCTGCTCCGAGTACATGTTCCTCGACGACTCGGCCTGCAATCTGGCGAGCCTGAACCTAATCCGATTTCGGGCCGCGGACGGGACATTCGACGCGCCACGATTCGCTGCCGCTTGTCGGCTGCTGCTACTCGCCCAGGAGATCCTGGTCGACCGTGCTGGTTACCCAACGGCGACCATCGCCGAGAATAGCCATCGCTTCCGCCCGCTCGGTTTGGGCTACACGAATCTTGGTTCGTTGCTGATGGCCAGCGGCTTGCCCTATGACAGCGACGAAGCTCGCGGGACGTGCGCGGCGATCACAGCGATCCTGCATGGCGCAGCGCTGCGCACCAGCAGCGAGATCGCCGCGGCGCATGGCCCATTCGCCGGCTTTGCCGACAACCGCGACGCCATGTTGGCGGTGGTCGACGACCACGCGGCGGCTCTCGACAAGGTACAACATGCGCCCCCTGCCCTGCTGCAATACGCCAAGGCGCTCTGGAGCGAAGTGAAAACCGCGGGAGAGCGCGACGGCTACCGTAACGCTCAGGCGACGGTCCTGGCGCCAACTGGGACGATCAGCTTTTTCATGGACTGCGACACGACCGGAATTGAGCCGGAACTGGCCCTGGTCAAAACGAAGCGACTCGCTGGCGGCGGAACGTTACTGTTGGTCAACCGAACGGTGAAACAAGGGCTGAAGGCGCTCGGATATGAGCCCAATCAGGTCGACGCAATCACCGAACACCTTCGCACAACCGGTTCGATGGAAAGCGCTCCTCACTTGCGCGAGAGCGACTTGCCGGCCTTCGATTGCGCGTTTCCGGCGAAGCCTGGCGGAAGGTCAATTCCGTGGCGCGCTCACATGGAAATGATGGCCGCCGCGCAGCCGTTTTTGTCAGGCGCCATTTCCAAAACGGTCAATTTGCCCGAGGCTGCAACGCCGCAAGACATCGCCGACGCCTACCTATGGGGCTGGCGGCTGGGACTGAAATCACTGTCGATTTACCGCGACAATTCGAAGCGCAGCCAGCCTCTTTCCAGCGGCCCAGCCGATGCGTTTGCGCCCCATCGTCAAGAGCCAAGTCGTGAGCATTTGCCCGACACGCGGCGCTCGATCACGCACAAGTTCAACGTCGCCGGACATGAAGGTTATTTGACCGTCGGACTCTATCCGGACGGTCGTCCCGGCGAGTTGTTTATCACGATGGCGAAAGAAGGAAGTACGATCGGCGGTTTGATCGATTGCTTTGGAATCGCCTGTTCGATCGCGCTGCAATACGGCGTTCCGCTCGATGTACTTTCGCGCAAATTCTCGCACGTTCGGTTCGAACCGATGGGCGTCACGTCAAGTAGAGAAACGCCAATTGCGGCAAGCGTTGTAGATTACATTTTCCAATGGCTAGCCAAACGATTTACGAACGGGTATGGTAACGACTTCGTAAAAACGAAGCTTGAAGACGCATCCGGAGTTGAAGTGGATGCGTCGCAAACGAAGCATGATTTGCAGCAGTGGTCCGACGCCGGGATGAACGTCGGTCAACATGGTCAGGGAAAGGCCGATAGGAGCGAAATCGCGCCGGCTAGGGAGTTGCCGGCGTTTCACCCGAGGGCAAGGAACGCGGATGCCGACCCAGTGGATGGGACGAACACGGCGCCGCAAATTGACCAGGATTCAGCCAAAACAATGGGGGGCGAACCGTGGCTCGTCAGTCGAACGGAAGTCGCATCGCGAACGACGTTCGGAAGACCCAGCGCGGAGTCGCCTTCAGACGCTCCTATTTGTGATCGTTGCGGCAGTTTGACCGTTCCTTCGGGAACATGTTACGTCTGCCGTAACTGCGGGAATAGCTTGGGATGCTCGTAATGGAATTGTGGGCGGACGTCCCGATCCAACAAGTTCGACAAGCGTGAATGAGAACGTACGCGTTTTTCGGTCCGATTCGGTAAGGGAAACGACGCCTCGAGCATTCCACGCAAAAAATTAGCGGATGTCGCCGGAATGCAGTCCCGACGACATCCGTTTTTTTCTGCGCTATTCTGTTTTACGGCGTGCCGGTTAGCGGCCGGTGAAGCGAGCGTGTGCTTTCGCAACATTTTCACGCTCGTTTGGGGATAACTTGTTGGTCGCGCGTCGATATTCGGCGCTAACCCGCGATGTCGTTCTCCAGCACGATCCGATAGCGGGCTTTGCCAGCCTTCAAATGCGCTAGTGCGTCGTTGACTTTCGACAGCGGGAAAGTCTCGATCTGCGGTGCGATCTTGTGCCGCGCACAAAACTCCAGCATCTTGGCGATCGTCGCCGGACTGCCGATCGGCGAACCGCCGATGGCCCGCTCGGCCATGATCAGCGACATCGCCGGAACCGGAATCGGCTCGAGCACCGCCCCCACCATCATCAGTTTCCCCTTGGGCCCCAGAGCGCTCAGGATCACCGGCCAATCAAGCGGCACGTTGACCGTCGAAAGGATGAAGTCGAGCGAGCCGGCCAGTTTCGCCATCGCGTCCGAATCGCGTGAATTGACGACATGGTGAGCTCCCAGCTTCATCGCTTCTTCCCGCTTCGACTCGCTCGAAGTGAACGCGGTCACTTCGCAGCCCCATTTGTTGGCGAACTGCAACGCCATATGACCGAGCCCGCCGATGCCGATGATCCCAATCCGATGCGTCGGCAGCACGCCATATTGCAGCATCGGATTGAAGACGGTCACGCCGCCGCAAAAGAGCGGG is part of the Blastopirellula sediminis genome and harbors:
- the ggt gene encoding gamma-glutamyltransferase, which translates into the protein MSRLVALPLSVLMLLNFVLSANGGNDPTRVRTGMVVSQSDIASQVGVEVMQEGGNAVDAAVATALAMAVTHPTAGNIGGGGFLIFRPNDGEPTAFDFREKAPAAAHPEMWLNEKGEYDYQRHHESHKAVGVPGTVAGLHLAWKTHGKLPWKRLVEPAVRLAADGFVVGDGLERSLKEQIDRFEKYPASLAQFTKDGKPYLAGDLLKQPDLARTLERIRDQGPAGFYEGETAELLVKDMEANGGLITLEDMKSYTAQQRTPLRGTYRGYDVIGMCPPSSGGVGVIEMLNILEGYDVRAAGAGSAANLHRMAEAMRRSFADRAQYLGDPDFNPEMPVARLISKEHAAELRKTIDESAASISTPESFEWAYESDETTHFSVVDGDRNAVSMTYTLEYAYGSAITVPGAGFILNNEMGDFNAAPGMTTTGGLIGTKPNLALPKKRMLSSMSPTIVVKDGELFMVTGSPGGRTIINTVLQTILNVVDHEMNAQEAVDAGRIHHQWLPSRIQYENQGFSPDTLAILRGLGHELYPIDKQGSAEVIVVNAKTGQLEGGVDRRRPDGGAAGY
- the thiS gene encoding sulfur carrier protein ThiS — protein: MKIRVNAADHEAPTGATVADLIAQLGMNPKFVAVELNQQLAPRKRHAEIRLAEGDEVEIVTLVGGG
- a CDS encoding thiazole synthase — encoded protein: MNAIATQQFDQPLKIGTHVLKSRLIVGTGKYETFEVMQQALELSGSDCLTVAVRRERLYDPHGRNILDYIDLDRYTLLPNTAGCYNARDAVRTARLGREILEGLENPGADWVKLECLADTKTLLPHPVETLIACEELVKDGFQVLCYTTDDPVIARRLKDLGAAAVMPAGSPIGSGQGILNPNNIRICLEYLKDGDPDYPVIVDAGVGAASDVAVAMELGVDGVLLNTAIAHAEDPLRMAVAMKCGIEAGRMSFLAGRIPKRLYASASSPEEGVIGQKPAPRWEAAHD
- a CDS encoding FIST signal transduction protein, with the translated sequence MSASKPKFAAALSTHELTEDAIAEVVRTALDQLSAPVDLAFVFVSPQHVDHLETIATQLCGLLGTENLFGSTGEAIVGVGREIEHAPAISLWLAHLPGVEITPMHLEFQRTPDGGSFIGWSGKLPLQWPEESSLILLGEPFSFPADALLARMNEDQPGVPIIGGMASGGHAPGENLLIHGREVKKTGATAIYLHGAIRVRTVVSQGCRPIGQPMVITKSERNEIHLLGGRPPLEIIREIFAKLPTSDQQLVNRGLHIGQVVDEYREKFEPGDFIIRNVIGVNQETGGISVGDYVRPGQTIQFHVRDEHSADADLKQLLAKEAGGKPLGALVFTCNGRGSRLFSTPDHDAACIEAACGDIPSAGIFAMGELGPIGGQNFMHGFTASLALFEEAPDA
- a CDS encoding vitamin B12-dependent ribonucleotide reductase; its protein translation is MIRQSQSPSQPPEPSIPSPLKVSPSFCPSDVATPYDAFAWSRRDAVIQSSDGEPIFEQSGVEFPEHWSQTAVNIVASKYFFGEQRTAARENSLRQLVDRVVRTITDWGVADGYLSPEGGEIFYRDLAWLCLDQAAAFNSPVWFNVGLHDAYGVTSDRSVWRWNPSAGKATCDADAYVYPQASACFIQGVQDDMQSIMSLAASEALLFKYGSGSGTDLSTLRSRREVLSGGGKPSGPLSFMRVYDQVAGVVKSGGKTRRAAKMQSLKVEHPDILDFIQCKAKEEAKAQILIEHGGYDADFNGEAYNSVLFQNANLSVRVSDPFMEAVEQNLPWKTHWITKPEIEGPTYSARELLKQMAESAWQCGDPGVQYDTTINRWHTCPQSGRINASNPCSEYMFLDDSACNLASLNLIRFRAADGTFDAPRFAAACRLLLLAQEILVDRAGYPTATIAENSHRFRPLGLGYTNLGSLLMASGLPYDSDEARGTCAAITAILHGAALRTSSEIAAAHGPFAGFADNRDAMLAVVDDHAAALDKVQHAPPALLQYAKALWSEVKTAGERDGYRNAQATVLAPTGTISFFMDCDTTGIEPELALVKTKRLAGGGTLLLVNRTVKQGLKALGYEPNQVDAITEHLRTTGSMESAPHLRESDLPAFDCAFPAKPGGRSIPWRAHMEMMAAAQPFLSGAISKTVNLPEAATPQDIADAYLWGWRLGLKSLSIYRDNSKRSQPLSSGPADAFAPHRQEPSREHLPDTRRSITHKFNVAGHEGYLTVGLYPDGRPGELFITMAKEGSTIGGLIDCFGIACSIALQYGVPLDVLSRKFSHVRFEPMGVTSSRETPIAASVVDYIFQWLAKRFTNGYGNDFVKTKLEDASGVEVDASQTKHDLQQWSDAGMNVGQHGQGKADRSEIAPARELPAFHPRARNADADPVDGTNTAPQIDQDSAKTMGGEPWLVSRTEVASRTTFGRPSAESPSDAPICDRCGSLTVPSGTCYVCRNCGNSLGCS